The Gasterosteus aculeatus chromosome 18, fGasAcu3.hap1.1, whole genome shotgun sequence genome segment ATATTTCCAaaggaaatgcatttatttgacgTTTTagtcactttttttatttttattctcttaTATTGCCAAGAAGGGTTATGATGTGGCGGGGGGGCAGAATGAAAGGACAGCGTATTCCCAACACCTGGATTTGGGCCTTTGTGACTAACTGCGCTGACCTTCCTGTGTGACGTGATGATAGAAGTGGCCCCGCGGCGCATCATGTTGCTCAACTCTTTTGTGTACACACAACGTGCgtcacactgtgtgtgcgtaGGAAAAAAACCTCAAGCCGTTATGGTTCGGACCAACGCTGTGGTGTCGGGcattattcttcttctttgtcagcTGTataatgtgacttttatttcagATGCTTGTTGAGTCATCTTCTCCTCAAATCTACTTTAttcgctcgggggggggggtgaatgtgtCCAGAGAGTGAATGGGGCACTTAATCTGTGATTCTTCCGTCTCTTTGCAGATCTCAGCTGTCGCAACGCAACCCTGTTGCCGGAGAATGGCACCTGCATTAGAGCTAACTGCTCAGGTGAGTCAAACCGCAAAGTCATATTTAAATATCAAGTTGGAAATTAACATTTTGTATTAACATGTTCGTTTGGGccccaacattttttttttttttgttaaacaaaGGGTCACATTTTTGATTCTGTTTGGGTTTAGCTACATTTTAACTGAGGTGTTCCGCCACGACCCCTTTGGTCCCGTCTTCTTTGGCTTTGTTTGTGTCCAAAAGACTAATTCTACACGGTGACGAGGCAGCGTTGTGTACTTTCCTGGCCGTTGTTGTCGTTTGTGTGGCGTCTCTTGCTTTCCTTCCCTTTTTCACCCTCGTCTCGGTGTTGGTTCCCTGTCCAGCTTTTGTGACTTCGACTACTCCCCCTCCCACTTCTGCCGTCCCTGTTGTCAGCACCACCACTGCTCCCACCAGCACCGCTCGGCCCACAACAGGTAACCTGTCCGTAGCAACCTCTGCTTCGGCCCGTGTTCAGCACGTCTGCTTTGCAGTGGTCTCGCTATTACTTTTATTGAGTTAGCTAAAAGATaagggaatctttttttttaattggaattCTGTTGTTTCAGAATCTGCTTTATCGACCATGCAGGCGTAAGCCAATAAAGCTTTGTTCTCTACATACgttgtttattttacaaatcaacaatataaataaaacaaggacGAAACCAATGTAAGCATAAATGTACATGCACAAAATAGTAAAATTGGGGTAGAAAGTGCACATGGAGTTGCAGTAAGTCTGAATAACTGCTCATTAGGGAGGCGGGAGGAAACGGCAGCACGAGGACGTCAATAGTAAAGACAAAGTGGTTCATTCGAAAAATATAAACTCCCACTAAAAACGGCACCAGTGATTATTTCTGACGAGGAAGCTCCTCCAGGAGCGTTTTGCTTCAGTATTAAACGGTTCTTATTAACGCCACGAGTAACTGCAGGCGTCTGCTAATCCACTGGTCTTTTAAAACTCCAAACTCCCTACTAAGCCGACTGGTTCAAAGTGAGACGTGTCGAGGTTAACCGATGTGTTCTCGCTCTGCCGCACTACAGACAATTCAACCTCGGGTTCCACCGTCGCTCCCACTCAGAGCGCCAACGTCACCGGCACCACGGCGCCGTCCTCCACCTCATGTAAGTGGGCACTTTTTGACACATTTCCCGGATCCGCCCCGCGATGTACAGAAAACGACggtaatcttttttttgttttgtttttcgctTTTCTTCACAGCTGGAAACGTCACGCAAACCACCCCGATCACGCCCGCCCCTCACAAGAACACGTTCGACGCCGCGAGCTTCATCGGTGGAATAGTGCTGATCCTGGGCCTGCAGgccgtcttcttcttcatctacAAGTTCTGCAAGTCCAAGGATCGCAACTACCACACCCTTTGAAGCGGCCCCTCACTTTTGgatccgacccccccccccccccactcccccgccTGCAATGGACTCAAACAGTGTTTTCAAGCACTGGATCTTTGATGTTTGTGCCATTTGTGGTTTAGGCCTTTATTAGCCCCGCTGTGGTAGTATGCATTGACAGTAACTGTTTTTAACAGAGCAATTACATAAACCCATAGTTACTCCCACCGTACCCATGCCCTTAATTATCCTTCAAAACCCCCCAAACCTTTTTTGCAGGACATCGAGGGGGCTCTTGTTATTTACAGCCCCTCTCGTCGTGGCCTCCTCAATGAAATGCACCACAAGAGTGTTAAAGAATTAGTCATGTAGCCAAAGCGGCTTTCCTGCTGCAGGCTGAGGAGGAGTAAAGCCTCAGACTGGTAGCCTCCACGTCTTGTTTATTCTTCTCTTCCTCGATTTGGAAACACTGTTTGAGTCCACAGCCGCTCTTCGACGTCACGACGGCGATGATTCAGTGTTGCTTTTAGCCCGTCGAATCGTGGGTAATGTCCCTCGTCCTCCGAGCGGCAGCGTTGTGTATGTGTTGTGTAAGCAACGTAAAAGTTGTGGGGTCGCCTAATGAGGGAAGAAAAGCAACACCCAATCATCTGAGGTCACATCAAAAAGAGACAGCCGTCCCTGTGGGGAGTCTCCCGTGGGCTGTTTGTGTTCTGCTCTTGACCGTCCTGGGGAAATGTTACGATACGAAGTTAAAAAGCCAACTGCCAGCAGAGCAGATCAATGCAATAAATCCCACATAGAGTTAATTTCCCATTGTTTTATCTCCCGGTTCTTATCCCTTCTTTACCGACTTTAAGACGTACCTACTCTGGCCGCTAATGTCAAGCTGGCCCTTTTTTAGCCGAATTTCTGTGGGGAGGTCGAAAAGCACCCGTGGGTCGAAATGAGAGATTGTAGAATATTTCACAAACGTCAGGTTTTAATAATGTTTAGTACAGAGGATGGGGAGATAAAGGAAATGGCGTGCACCTTCTTGATGTGGACA includes the following:
- the cd164 gene encoding sialomucin core protein 24 isoform X1 — translated: MYSKVVFFAVVLALVGASAATDSDECGSKLCDTCVQNDGCGWFNCTGNLSCRNATLLPENGTCIRANCSAFVTSTTPPPTSAVPVVSTTTAPTSTARPTTDNSTSGSTVAPTQSANVTGTTAPSSTSSGNVTQTTPITPAPHKNTFDAASFIGGIVLILGLQAVFFFIYKFCKSKDRNYHTL
- the cd164 gene encoding sialomucin core protein 24 isoform X2, giving the protein MYSKVVFFAVVLALVGASAATDSDECGSKLCDTCVQNDGCGWFNCTGNLSCRNATLLPENGTCIRANCSDNSTSGSTVAPTQSANVTGTTAPSSTSSGNVTQTTPITPAPHKNTFDAASFIGGIVLILGLQAVFFFIYKFCKSKDRNYHTL